The stretch of DNA TGTCGGTGAAGCGACAACAGAGCGTCAACTTCAGTTAAGCGATAGCAAAGAAGTTACTGGTAGTGATGCTGCCATGCCAATCGATATGCCAATGGAGGTCTTGCTTGGGAAGCCTCCACGGATGCATCGTGATGTTAAGCGTGTTGCTCAAGAATTTGAAGGGCTAGATGTTACTGACGCTGATCTTGCGCAATGCATCGCTTGGGTTCTACAGCAACCTACCGTTGCCAGCAAATCATTTTTAATCACTATTGGTGACCGTACCGTCGGTGGCCTCAACGCGCGCGACCCTTTTGTAGGTCCTTGGCAAGTGCCTGTGGCTGATTGCGCCGTTACCTTGATGGATTACAAAGGCTATCACGGCGAAGCGATGTCCATGGGTGAGCGTACTCCACTAGCTGTGATAGATGCACCAGCTGCAGCCAAAATGGCTGTAGGTGAAGCCATTACCAACTTATTGGCTGCAGATATTCGCCGCTTAGAGGACGTGAAGCTTTCTGCTAACTGGATGGCCGCCTGTGGGTCGCCCGGTGAGGATGCAAAGCTATACGACTCAGTTCAAGCGATTGGTATGGATTTATGTCCTGCGCTAGGAATCTCTATCCCAGTTGGTAAAGACTCCTTATCCATGGCAACAGCATGGCAAGAGGGTGATCAAGCTAAAAAAGTCGTTTCTCCAGTTTCACTCATCATCTCTGCTTTTGCAGCAGTTCAAGACGTTCGTAAAACCACAACGCCTTTGCTAAAACTGCAAGATGAGTCTGGCGCAGCCTTAGAAACTGAATTGATTTTGATTGATTTGAGCCGCGGTAAAAACCGTATGGCTGGAAGTATTCTGGCCCAAGTGCTCAATCAGTCTGGTAAATCAGCTCCCAATGTAGATTACCCAGAAGATCTCAAAGCCTTAGCTGAGGCGATGATCGAGTTGCGTAAAGGCAATCAATTATTGGCATATCACGATCGCTCTGATGGCGGCTTATTTGCTTGTATCGCAGAGATGGCTTTTACATCTCATACTGGTATCTCGGTGAATGTCGATATGATTGCGGTAGATGTTGGTCAAGAAGCAGATTGGGGTGACGCTAAGAACTGGGCACAACAAGTATCTGGGCTTCGTCACGAACAGACCATGCGCGCCTTATTTAACGAAGAGCTTGGTGCAGTGATTCAGATTCGTAAAGCGGATCGTGATGCGGTGTTTGCGGTTTTACGCAAATTAAACCTCAGCGCTTACAGCCATGTGATTGCACAGCCCAATACCAACGGCCGTATTGAAATTTGGCGTGATGCTAAGAATATCTTTGCAGAGCCACGTGAAGTTCTTCAAAAGATGTGGGCTAATACGAGCTATCAAATTGCGCGCTTGCGCGATAATCCCGACTGCGCTGACAGCGAGTTTTCGTTACTCGATCAGGTTGCCGATACAGGAATGTCTCCCAAGTTAACGTTTGATATTGCGGATGATATTGCGGCACCATTTATCAATCAGAATGCTCGACCTAAAGTTGCCATCTTGCGCGAGCAGGGCGTGAACTCTCATGTTGAGATGGCTTACGCCATGAACTGGGCAGGTTTTGATAGCTATGACGTGCACATGTCAGATTTGCTTTCTGGTAAATCCAAGTTAGATAATTTCCGTGGTCTGGTTGCCTGTGGTGGATTTAGTTACGGCGATGTATTAGGGGCTGGTGAAGGCTGGGCCAAGACCATTCTATTTAACAGTCAACTGCGCGATCAGTTTTCCACATTCTTTAGCCGCCAAGATAGCTTTGCGTTAGGCGTTTGTAATGGCTGTCAAATGATGAGTAATCTTGCAGGCATTATTCCAGGCGCAGAAGCTTGGCCTAAATTTACGCGTAATCAGTCCGAACAATATGAAGCTCGCTTGGTCATGGCTGAGGTAATGGCTTCACCATCAATCTTTACGCAAGGCATGACAGGTAGTCAGTTGCCAATTGCTATTGCGCACGGTGAAGGTTTTGCTAATTTTAGCCAACAAGGTAACTTAGAGGCTTTGCAGAAACAAGGATTGGCGGCGCTACGATTTGTAGATCACCAAGGTAGTCCAACTGAAACCTATCCAATGAACCCAAATGGTTCGCCTGGTGGCTTGACAGGGGTTACTACTTTGGATGGACGATTTACTGTGATGATGCCGCATCCTGAGCGGGTTTTTAGGACAGTGCAGATGAGTTGGGCACCAAAGGAATGGTTGCATACGCCTGATGGAGCTAGCCCATGGATGCGCTTATTCCGCAATGCGAGAGTCTGGGCTAAATAAGCTAATGTCAGATTTATTTATGGCTATGGAGCCAGTCACATTTTCTGAGAGCGGTGGAGTACGTTATTTGCATTTTGGTAGTGAGTTGATTCAAGGCGCTATGCGCATCCGCGATCCGGATGAGATTTATTTGGAATATAACCAGCAGATGATGGCTTGGCTACTATTCCTAGAGACCAGGCCAGGTATGCGTGTTGCTCAACTTGGACTTGGCACTGGCGCTCTCACCAAGTTTGCATATCGCTATTGTCCTGCGGTCAAAACTACCGTCGTCGAACTGAATCCTGCAGTAATTGTTTCTGCCAGAAGTATGTTTTTCACACCTTCTGATGATCGGCGTCTTGAGACACTTCAGACAGATGCAAAAGCCTTTGTGAAGAACACCAAATATCAAAATTACTTTGATGCGGTTCAAGTGGACCTCTACGATGCAATTTGTGACGGTCCGTCTGCGAGTTCCTTAGATTTTTATAAAGGCTGTTTTGATATCCTGAGATCACCTGGCGTATTAACGGTGAACCTCTTCTCCAGCCATAAGAGTTTTGAGATTAATCTCAACAACATTTGCGAAGCATTTGATAACCGAGTTCTGCTATTTCCGGAATCGCATGATTGCAATGTGGTAGCAATTGCTTTTAAAGGTCCGCTCCTAGATGTAGAGTGGAAAGAGGTTTCTAAGCGCGCCAAACTGATTATGGAAAAAACGGGCTTGCCGACCAATAGGTGGGTATCTGGATTAAATCGTGAAAATGCGCATCAAGAAAATAAGCTATCGATCTAAAGAAAGCGGGATAAGAAAAAAGGCGATCAGTTGATCGCCTTTTTTGTTGCCCTCAGATTCAGGGCTGATATGACTTAAATTGTGACTGTATCAGCAACATCGCTAAATGACTTAATCTTGTCAAAGTTCATGTACTTATACACTTCACCAGCTTTAGCATTCAAGGATTCCACTTGCTCGAAATATTCTTGCGGAGTTGGTAGGCGACCCAAGAGTGCAGCTACGGCTGAGAGCTCTGCAGAAGCGAGGTAGACACGAGTATCAATACCTAAGCGATTTGGGAAGTTACGTGTCGAGGTAGAAACTGCTGTTGAACCTTTACGGATCTGCGCCTGATTACCCATACAGAGTGAGCAACCCGGAGTTTCCATGCGAGCACCAGTAGCCCCCAGAATGCCGTAATAACCTTCTTCAGTCAGAATCATCTGATCCATCTTGGTTGGAGGCGCAACCCAAAGTCGGGTAGGCATATCTTTTTTACCCTGAAGAACCTGACCAGCAGCGCGGAAGTGGCCAATATTAGTCATGCATGAACCAATAAATACTTCATCGATTTTCTCGCCAGATACTTCAGATAAGAACTTCACATCATCCGGGTCGTTAGGACAGGCCAAGATAGGTTCTTTGATATCACTCATATCAATTTCGATAATTTCAGCATAGTCAGCATCAGCATCGGCTTTGAGCAATTCAGGCTTAGCAATCCAAGCTTCCATTGCTTTAATACGACGGCCTAAAGTACGTTTATCTTCGTAGCCATTGGCAATCATCCATTTCATTAAAGTGATGTTAGAGCGCATGTACTCGATGATTGGCTCTTTGCTTAATTGAACGGCACAACCGCCGGCAGAACGTTCAGCCGAGGCATCTGATAATTCAAATGCTTGCTCAACCTTCAGGTCAGGCAAGCCTTCAATTTCCAAAATGCGGCCAGAGAAAATGTTTTTCTTACCTTGCTTCTCAACTGTTAATAAGCCTTTTTTGATCGCATACAAAGGAATTGCATTGACCATATCGCGCAAAGTAATGCCAGGTTGCATCTTGCCTTTAAAGCGGATCAATACAGACTCAGGCATATCCAATGGCATTACGCCAGTGGCGGCAGCAAAAGCAACTAAGCCAGAGCCTGCAGGGAAAGAGATCCCGATAGGAAAACGAGTATGGCTATCGCCACCAGTTCCACAAGTATCTGGCATGAGTAAACGATTTAACCAGCTGTGAATCACACCATCACCTGGGCGCAATGAAACGCCACCACGGTTGGTCATAAATGCTGGTAATTCATGGTGAGTACGAATGTCTACTGGTTTTGGATAAGCAGAGGTATGACAGAAAGACTGCATGACTAAATCTGCGGAGAAGCCTAAGCAAGCAAGGTCTTTTAATTCATCGCGGGTCATTGGACCAGTGGTGTCTTGCGAACCTACGGTAGTCATGTGCGGCTCACAATAAGTACCTGGACGTACGCCTTGACCTTCTGGTAATCCACAAGCGCGACCAACCATCTTCTGCGCCAAGGTGAAACCCTTCTTATTATCAGGCGGGCTAACCGGAATACGGAATTCTGTAGACGCTGGTAAGCCTAAGACTGCACGCGCTTTAGCTGTGAGGCCACGGCCAACGATCAAAGGAATTCGCCCACCTGCACGAACTTCATCCAAGATGACTGGTGACTTCAGCGAGAAAGAAGCAATTTCTTTACCGTTTTTAAAGGCTTTACCTTCGTATGGACGTAATTCAATTTCATCACCCATATTCATATCAGAAACATCCAGCTCAACGGGCAATGCACCAGCATCTTCCATCGTATTAAAGAAGATCGGGGCAATCTTTGCGCCTAAACAAACACCACCAAAGCGCTTGTTTGGAACAAACGGAATATCTTGACCTGTCCACCACAACACAGAATTCGTTGCGGATTTACGCGAAGATCCTGTACCCACGACGTCTCCAACATAGGCAATTTGATTACCTTTTTTCTGGAGAGCTTCAATTTGTTTCATTGGTCCACGCACACCAACCTCATCTGGCTCAATACCTGGACGTGGGTTCTTCAACATAATGGTTGCATGCAATGGAATATCTGGACGGCTCCATGCGTCAGGCGCAGGGGACAGATCGTCAGTATTGGTTTCACCAGTCACTTTAAATACGGTGAGCATCATGCTCTCTGGAACAGCCGGCCGGCTTGTAAACCATTCAGCATCAGCCCAACTTTGCATGACTGCCTTAGCGTGAGCATTCCCTTTTTCCGCCAATTCCTGAACATCATGGAAATAGTCAAACATCAATAAGGTCTTTTTCAATGCTGCTGCTGCACTGGCTGCACACTCAGCATCTGATAACAATTCAACCAAAGGTTTAATGTTGTAACCACCCAGCATGGTGCCCAAAAGTTCGGTTGCCTTAATGCGTGAAATCAATGGGGATTTCTCTGTTCCCTTGGCAATAGCATCTAAAAACTCGGCCTTCACTTTAGCCGCTTCATCCACTCCAGCAGGTACGCGATTGGTGATGAGCTCTACTAATTCCGTCTCTTTACCCTTCGGAGGATTTTTAAGCAAACCCACTAATTCAGCAGTTTGATCTTTAGTTAGGGGGAGGGCTGGAATTCCAAGGGCTGCGCGTTCGGCAACTTGAGCGTTGTAGGCTTCTAGCATTGTGTTTCCTATTGGGTAAGAGTTATCAACAGTAAATCTAAGCAGGGTGTGCCCCCTTTAGTACTCTATTCTAATTCCAAATTCATGTCTTATATAAGACTTAATTATCAAAAATATCCTTAATTGCTTAAAATTTAGGCAATCACAAACTAATTTTCTGTTTACGCAGCCAATTTCAAGTTATTTAAGGGAGTGGTGAGGAATTAACTTTCTAAGAATCGATTCAGTAGGCTGTAAATCGTTTCACATTGCAAAAAACGCAAGTCTAAATATTGAATGTTTACTGATTGCTTGTGCTCAAGCCGTGTAGGTGCTGAGCATGACCTGAATTTTTAATCGTTCAGTCGCTATCGTTATAATTACTTTTTCCAACAGAGCTTAAGCGATGACCAAATACGTTTTTGTCACTGGTGGTGTGGTTTCTTCCTTAGGGAAAGGAATCGCAGCTGCCTCGCTTGCCGCGATTCTCGAATCCCGCGGCCTGAAAGTCACCCTCCTAAAATTAGACCCTTATATCAACGTTGACCCCGGGACAATGAGCCCGCTTCAGCATGGTGAAGTCTTCGTTACTGAAGATGGCGCTGAAACCGACCTTGATCTAGGGCATTACGAGCGCTTTGTTTCTGCAAAGATGCGTAAGAGTAATAACTTCACCACGGGCCAGATCTATGAGTCTGTAATCAGCAAAGAGCGACGCGGTGAATACCTGGGTAAAACTGTTCAAGTAATTCCACATATTACAAATGAGATACAGGCCTTTGTAGAGCGGGGTGCTAAAGCGAGTCACGATGGTCATGCCGACATAGCGATTTGCGAGATCGGTGGAACCGTGGGTGACATTGAGTCACTACCATTTCTAGAAGCTGCTCGACAAATGAGCATTCGACTTCCAAGACATAGCTGTGCATTTGTGCACCTGACTTTGGTGCCGTATCTCACTAGTGCTGGTGAGTTAAAAACTAAACCTACCCAACATTCTGTACAAAAGTTACGTGAAATCGGCATCATGCCGACAGTACTTTTGTGTCGTGCAGATCGTCCGATTCCAGAAGACGAGTGCGCCAAGATTTCTCTTTTCTCAAATGTACGTGAAGAAGCGGTAATCTCAGTTTGGGATGTTGACACTATCTACAAGATTCCAGAGATGCTGCAAGCGCAGGGTATGGATGACTTAATTTGTCGCGAATTAGATATTGAAGCAAAGCCTGCAGATCTATCAGTTTGGGCAAATCTGGTTTATGAATTAGCCAACCCACAGCATGATGTCACTATTGGCATGGTTGGTAAGTATGTTGAGTTAACTGAATCTTATAAATCATTGATCGAAGCTTTGCGTCACGCTGGCATTCATAATCATACTCGCGTCAACATCAACTACATTGATTCTGAAGTCATTGAAAAAGATGGTGTCGATTGCCTGCAAAATTTAGATGCGATCTTGGTTCCAGGCGGTTTTGGTAAACGTGGCACCGAAGGAAAGATTGCTGCCATTCGTTATGCCCGTGAAAATAATGTTCCTTATCTAGGCATTTGCTTGGGTATGCAATTGGCCGTGATCGAATTTGCACGCCATGTTGCCAATATTGCTCACGCTAACAGTACTGAGTTTGACCCAGAGACCGATAATCCCGTCGTTGCCTTAATTACAGAATGGGTCGATAGAGAAGGTCGTGTTGAGAAGCGTAGCAATGATTCGGATCTAGGCGGAACGATGCGCCTAGGCGCACAGCGTTGTCCTGTCAAGGCAGGTACATTAGCTCATGAGATTTATGGTGATGAAGTTAATGAACGTCACCGTCATCGCTATGAGGTCAATAATGTTTATGTTCCTCGTCTTGAGAAGTCTGGCCTCATTATTTCCGCACGAACTCCAAATGAGTCTTTGCCTGAGATGATGGAATTGCCTAGTGCTATGCACCCTTGGTTCTTTGGTGTGCAATTCCATCCAGAGTTCACCTCGACTCCCCGTGATGGCCATCCATTATTTTCTGCGTTTATCAAGGCATCATTAGTTCATCAGGCTGCAACTCAAAAGCAAGTTGCCTAGGAGAAATACATGAGTGCATTTAAGTTATGTGGTTTTGATGTTGGCTTAGACCATCGCTTCTTTTTGATTGCAGGTCCTTGCGTCATTGAGTCTGAGCAATCCGCCTTAGATATTGCAGGTGAGCTTAAAGAGATTACTGCTGCGCTTGGTATTCCATTTATCTACAAGTCTTCCTTTGATAAAGCCAATCGCTCTTCCGGAACTTCTTTTCGGGGCTTGGGTATAGAAAAGGGTCTTGAGATTCTGGCTCGAGTGAAGAGTGAGATTGGTGTGCCGGTATTAACTGACATCCACGACATCAGTGAAATTGCGCCGGTATCGAAAGTAGTCGATGTACTTCAAACGCCAGCTTTCTTGTGCAGACAAACGGATTTCATTCGAGCTTGCGCCCAAAGTGGTAAGCCAGTCAATTTCAAGAAGGGACAATTTTTATCCCCTCATGAAATGCTCAACGTGATTGATAAAGCACGCGTTGCTGCAGCCGAGGCCAATATTCCAGATCAGTTTATGGTTTGCGAGCGTGGCGCTTCATTTGGCTACAACAACTTAGTTTCTGACATGCGTAGTTTGGCTATTTTGCGAGAAGCAAATGCACCAGTTGTATTTGATGCGACTCATTCAGTTCAGCTTCCTGGTGGCCAAGGCAATGCCAGTGGTGGTCAACGTGAATTTGTTCCCGTACTAGCTCGCGCTGCTGTTGCGGTTGGTATCAGCGGTTTATTTATGGAAACGCACCCAGATCCAGCTAAGGCACTTTCGGATGGTCCAAATGCTGTGCCTTTAAACCGTATGAAAGAATTGCTTGAGTCTTTGCTTGCGATTGACTCCGTTGTGAAGAAGCCTGGATCATTTTTAGAAGACAGTTTTAAGTAATACCTCATATTCATTTAATTTAGGAGAAGGTGCATGAGCGCCATTGTTGACATTATCGGTAGAGAAGTTTTAGATTCACGCGGCAATCCCACCGTTGAATGCGATGTATTGCTTGAGTCTGGTGTGATGGGTCGTGCAGCAGTACCTTCAGGCGCATCGACCGGCTCACGTGAAGCCATTGAGCTTCGGGATGGCGACAAGGCCCGTTACCTCGGTAAGGGCGTACTTAAGGCTGTTCAAAACATCAATATTGAGATCGCTGAATCGATTTTGGGTCTTGA from Polynucleobacter duraquae encodes:
- the kdsA gene encoding 3-deoxy-8-phosphooctulonate synthase; its protein translation is MSAFKLCGFDVGLDHRFFLIAGPCVIESEQSALDIAGELKEITAALGIPFIYKSSFDKANRSSGTSFRGLGIEKGLEILARVKSEIGVPVLTDIHDISEIAPVSKVVDVLQTPAFLCRQTDFIRACAQSGKPVNFKKGQFLSPHEMLNVIDKARVAAAEANIPDQFMVCERGASFGYNNLVSDMRSLAILREANAPVVFDATHSVQLPGGQGNASGGQREFVPVLARAAVAVGISGLFMETHPDPAKALSDGPNAVPLNRMKELLESLLAIDSVVKKPGSFLEDSFK
- a CDS encoding CTP synthase, whose amino-acid sequence is MTKYVFVTGGVVSSLGKGIAAASLAAILESRGLKVTLLKLDPYINVDPGTMSPLQHGEVFVTEDGAETDLDLGHYERFVSAKMRKSNNFTTGQIYESVISKERRGEYLGKTVQVIPHITNEIQAFVERGAKASHDGHADIAICEIGGTVGDIESLPFLEAARQMSIRLPRHSCAFVHLTLVPYLTSAGELKTKPTQHSVQKLREIGIMPTVLLCRADRPIPEDECAKISLFSNVREEAVISVWDVDTIYKIPEMLQAQGMDDLICRELDIEAKPADLSVWANLVYELANPQHDVTIGMVGKYVELTESYKSLIEALRHAGIHNHTRVNINYIDSEVIEKDGVDCLQNLDAILVPGGFGKRGTEGKIAAIRYARENNVPYLGICLGMQLAVIEFARHVANIAHANSTEFDPETDNPVVALITEWVDREGRVEKRSNDSDLGGTMRLGAQRCPVKAGTLAHEIYGDEVNERHRHRYEVNNVYVPRLEKSGLIISARTPNESLPEMMELPSAMHPWFFGVQFHPEFTSTPRDGHPLFSAFIKASLVHQAATQKQVA
- the purL gene encoding phosphoribosylformylglycinamidine synthase, producing the protein MSSFCCLPGANALSAFRQQRLLASLAAQGIQLESIEAQYLHFIWSESELNAKDREVLESLLTYGQPFVSQMKGGGSIFTKSADKQSAISIPRFGTVSPWASKATDIARQCGLQILRIERGVQYAWQSKKTLNAEQQQLVLAALHDRMTEVVIGDINEASALHQSLPDKPFVRIPVLTEGRSALDKANQDLGLALSEDEVLYLIENFIRLERNPSDVELIMFAQANSEHCRHKIFNSSWTIDGDDQDKSLFAMIRNTHQLQPEGTIVAYSDNSAVMVGAESETWSAKGQDRRYEKDTRLVHTLMKVETHNHPTAIAPFPGASTGAGGEIRDEGATGVGGRPKAGLTGFTVSNLNIPGTDLPWETEKYGKPERIATPLQIMIDGPLGGAAFNNEFGRPILGGYFRVFEQTFEGVRRGYHKPIMIAGGIGSIDSIHTAKKQIKAGHLFIQLGGPGMRIGMGGATGSSVATGTNTADLDFDSVQRGNPEMERRAQEVINSCIAMGTNNPIVSIHDVGAGGISNAFPELADGAGLGAQFQLRKVPLEESGMSPAEIWCNESQERYVLAIEAKDLELFKSLCERERCPFAVVGEATTERQLQLSDSKEVTGSDAAMPIDMPMEVLLGKPPRMHRDVKRVAQEFEGLDVTDADLAQCIAWVLQQPTVASKSFLITIGDRTVGGLNARDPFVGPWQVPVADCAVTLMDYKGYHGEAMSMGERTPLAVIDAPAAAKMAVGEAITNLLAADIRRLEDVKLSANWMAACGSPGEDAKLYDSVQAIGMDLCPALGISIPVGKDSLSMATAWQEGDQAKKVVSPVSLIISAFAAVQDVRKTTTPLLKLQDESGAALETELILIDLSRGKNRMAGSILAQVLNQSGKSAPNVDYPEDLKALAEAMIELRKGNQLLAYHDRSDGGLFACIAEMAFTSHTGISVNVDMIAVDVGQEADWGDAKNWAQQVSGLRHEQTMRALFNEELGAVIQIRKADRDAVFAVLRKLNLSAYSHVIAQPNTNGRIEIWRDAKNIFAEPREVLQKMWANTSYQIARLRDNPDCADSEFSLLDQVADTGMSPKLTFDIADDIAAPFINQNARPKVAILREQGVNSHVEMAYAMNWAGFDSYDVHMSDLLSGKSKLDNFRGLVACGGFSYGDVLGAGEGWAKTILFNSQLRDQFSTFFSRQDSFALGVCNGCQMMSNLAGIIPGAEAWPKFTRNQSEQYEARLVMAEVMASPSIFTQGMTGSQLPIAIAHGEGFANFSQQGNLEALQKQGLAALRFVDHQGSPTETYPMNPNGSPGGLTGVTTLDGRFTVMMPHPERVFRTVQMSWAPKEWLHTPDGASPWMRLFRNARVWAK
- a CDS encoding bifunctional aconitate hydratase 2/2-methylisocitrate dehydratase, coding for MLEAYNAQVAERAALGIPALPLTKDQTAELVGLLKNPPKGKETELVELITNRVPAGVDEAAKVKAEFLDAIAKGTEKSPLISRIKATELLGTMLGGYNIKPLVELLSDAECAASAAAALKKTLLMFDYFHDVQELAEKGNAHAKAVMQSWADAEWFTSRPAVPESMMLTVFKVTGETNTDDLSPAPDAWSRPDIPLHATIMLKNPRPGIEPDEVGVRGPMKQIEALQKKGNQIAYVGDVVGTGSSRKSATNSVLWWTGQDIPFVPNKRFGGVCLGAKIAPIFFNTMEDAGALPVELDVSDMNMGDEIELRPYEGKAFKNGKEIASFSLKSPVILDEVRAGGRIPLIVGRGLTAKARAVLGLPASTEFRIPVSPPDNKKGFTLAQKMVGRACGLPEGQGVRPGTYCEPHMTTVGSQDTTGPMTRDELKDLACLGFSADLVMQSFCHTSAYPKPVDIRTHHELPAFMTNRGGVSLRPGDGVIHSWLNRLLMPDTCGTGGDSHTRFPIGISFPAGSGLVAFAAATGVMPLDMPESVLIRFKGKMQPGITLRDMVNAIPLYAIKKGLLTVEKQGKKNIFSGRILEIEGLPDLKVEQAFELSDASAERSAGGCAVQLSKEPIIEYMRSNITLMKWMIANGYEDKRTLGRRIKAMEAWIAKPELLKADADADYAEIIEIDMSDIKEPILACPNDPDDVKFLSEVSGEKIDEVFIGSCMTNIGHFRAAGQVLQGKKDMPTRLWVAPPTKMDQMILTEEGYYGILGATGARMETPGCSLCMGNQAQIRKGSTAVSTSTRNFPNRLGIDTRVYLASAELSAVAALLGRLPTPQEYFEQVESLNAKAGEVYKYMNFDKIKSFSDVADTVTI
- a CDS encoding spermidine synthase — its product is MSDLFMAMEPVTFSESGGVRYLHFGSELIQGAMRIRDPDEIYLEYNQQMMAWLLFLETRPGMRVAQLGLGTGALTKFAYRYCPAVKTTVVELNPAVIVSARSMFFTPSDDRRLETLQTDAKAFVKNTKYQNYFDAVQVDLYDAICDGPSASSLDFYKGCFDILRSPGVLTVNLFSSHKSFEINLNNICEAFDNRVLLFPESHDCNVVAIAFKGPLLDVEWKEVSKRAKLIMEKTGLPTNRWVSGLNRENAHQENKLSI